The nucleotide window CGGCCATTTACATGTTGACATATCAACATAGAATCGGGCATGCTTTATATGTTGATATATAAACATATAGGTGAGCCATGGGAGATTACGCAAATTCAACAGGTACCGGCTGTCCGCTTTCGGCCTTGTCCGATACCTTTCATCTGACCAATGAACAGTTGGAGGAAACCTTCCACAGGGCGCGGGCGGAACGTCCCGTCTTTTATCTGGAGGATATTGGTTTCTGGGCCGTAACGAAGTATGAGGACATCAAGGTTGTTCTCGGCGACAAAGAACGTTTCTCATCCGAAATAACCCTTGAACCGCTTGCGCCGGTGGCGCCTGAGGTTCTGCAGCTGTTTAAGGATCGGGGATTTTCGCCCCGGCCGACCCTGTCCAATAACGAGCGGGATGACCACGCCCGCATCCGTAATAATGCGCTCAAGGCCTTTTCCCCGGCGCGGATGAAAAAGCTCGAGCCCTATATCCGCCAGCTTGTGAATGAGGCCATCAACAGTTTCGAGGCGGACAAAAAAGCCGATCTGGTCCGCCAGATGGTGTATGAGCTGCCGGCACTGGTGCTGTTTAAACTTCTGGGTATTCCGGACGGGGACGTGCAGAAAATCAAGATGTGGGCGGACAGCCGGCTGATTCTGTCCTTCGGTCGCCCCTCGGTCGCTGATCAGCTTGTGGCGGCAGGTCATATGGCCGACTATTGGGACTATTGCCTGGCCCATGTGCGAAAACGGATGGAACACCCGGAAGACGATCTGCCGAGCGACATGCTGGCGACCCGCAATGGCGACGACAGTATCCTGACCGTGGAAGATATCAACAATGTGGTGTTCGGCTTGTTGCTGGCTGGCCATGAAACCACCACCAACATGTCGGGCAATGCGGTGCTCAGTCTGCTGGAAGACCTGAAAAACTGGGACGCCCTTGTCGCTGATCCTTCGCTCATAAAAAATGCGGTGGAGGAATGCCTCAGGTTCCGGCCCTCGGTGGTGGCCTGGCGACGGCTGGTGAAGGAACCGGTGGAGCTTTCCGGCGTGAAAATTCCGGCTGGCGAGCGGATTCTCTGTTACCTGCCGTCCGGCAACCGGGATGAAGAGGTTTTCGACAATGGCGAAGTCCTGGATCTTCATCGCAAGGATGCCCGCTCCCATGTTTCCTTTGGCTATGGCCGGCATTTCTGTCTCGGGGCGGCTCTGGCCCGCTTTGAACTTAAGGTTCTGCTGGAAGAGCTGACCAGACGGCTGCCCGGAGTGCGTCTTTGTGAAGGCCAGGATTTTGAAGCGGTGGAAGCCGTTCAGTTTCGCGGGCCCAAGGAACTCTGGATCGAGTGGGATTAACGGTTTATCCTGGACAATGAAAAGAGAAAAATGACCGACGACATAACCCCTTACAAACAAGTCAATGGACACAAGGTCCTGAATATTGAAAATGACTGCACCTATTTTTTTGTCGCCATAGCCAACCGGTTATCCAGCAGCGCATCCGCCCGGTATCGGAAAAAATTCGGCGTCGGCATTGTCGAATGGCGCTGCATGGTCATGCTGGCGATGGAGGAAGGGGTGAGTGCTGCCCGGATCAGCCAGGTCGGCGGCATCAACAAGGCTTTGGTCAGCCGCTCGCTGGCCCGGCTTGAGAAACTTGGTCATGTGCAGGACCATGAAGATACAAAGCGAAAACCCCGGCTCCTGCAATTCACAGAAAGTGGCAGGGCGCTATATGATCGAATGCTTGAACAGGCTCTGGAACGGGAAGAAAAATTGCGGGAGGGTCTTTCCGGTACCGAAGTCAGGGAACTTCTGAGAATGCTGCATATTGTTTCGGGAAATGTGAACAGGCTGGAAACGGAGCGCTGAGGCCTGTTAAAAAACCCGCACTATAAATAGCTGCCATATATATTATCGCGTGGTATTTATTTTCGGCTTGTATAATGTGTTAGCGCAATTCAGAATACTATAGAAGATAAGTAAAGTGGAAGTATGACCGGTAAAAGGGTGACAATCAAAGATCTGGCGAGGGCTGTCGGGGTGAATCCTTCGACGGTTTCACGGGCCTTGAATCCTTCAACACGGCATTTGATAACCGAAGAGGTTATCGAAAAAATTACCAGGGCCGCCGATGAAATGGGATATTTTCCCAACCGCATGGCGGCCGCGCTGGTACATAATAAATCCCATACCATCGGCCTGATTATCTCGACAATTACAAATCCCGTGTTTCCGCCTGTGGTTTGCGGACTTGAGGAGGTGTTGTACAAGGCCGGATATACATTGGTGACGATGAGCAGCAACAATATAGAGGATTATGAAAGAACGGCCTACGGGCGCATACGGGAACGCGCAATTGACGGCTGTATTTTGGCCTCGGCTGTCCGCCAGGATCCGGTTGTAGATGAATTTCTCAAGCAGGGCTTTCCCCTCGTTCTGGTCAACCGGATGACGGATCGTCAGGATGTGCATGCCGTGATCAATGACGATGAAGCCGGGATGCGGCTGGCCATTGATCACCTGACCGGCCTTGGCCATAGAAAGATCGCGCATATTACCGGCCCGATGGAGGTCTCCACCTGTTTTGCCCGCCTTCAGGGTTTCACGGCCAGTATGAAAAGCAAGGGGCTCTCCCCCGAATATGTGATGCACACAACAAGTTTCACGGCGGAAGCAGGTTTTCGGGCCATGAAAGAACTGCTCGCCCTGAAGGCGGATATCACGGCGGTGGCGGCCGGGAGCGACCTTCTGGCGCTTGGGTGTCTGGATGCCATTCGTGACGCGGGCTTGTCGTGCCCGGCGGACATTTCAGTTACGGGGTATAATGATATTCCCATGATGGACCGTATTTCACCGGCGCTTACAACTGTGACAGTCCCTCAGCTGGAAATCGGGCAAAAAGCTGCCGAGACCCTTCTTGCCCTGCTGGAGGGGACGGAAAAAGATGATGAGAAACGCGGCAATATTATCAAGGTAACGCCCTCACTCTCCATTCGGGAATCGACCCGCCCTGTCGGCTGGTGGTCTCCCTGACGGGGCTGTTGCTTCTTCTCTTTTTCAGAAATTCTGCGCCACCAGATAACCGGAGGTGCCGGCAAGACCCGGTCCCGGATGGGTGGAGGCGCCGATATGATAGAGCCCCCTGATGGGAGTCTCATGGTTCTTTGCGGATTTCAGCGGCCGCCACAGCATGAATTGTTCAATACCGCAGGACCCTGAATAGGGATCGCCGTTGACCAGGTTGACATTCTGTTGGGCCAGATCCCTGGGGGAGAGGATATGACGGCCGAGGATCATTTCCTTAAGTCCCGGAATATGGACGGCCAGACGATCGATGATACGGTCCGCATAGGCCTCTTTGGTGGCCTCGTCCCACAGGCCGTCGGCAGGCGGTGTGATTTCAGCGGCCGCATCCCCCCTGATGTGGAAGGGAAGTTCCTGAAGCTGCAGCCAGAGAATGGCTTTGCCGTCCGGTGCGCGGGAGGGATCAAGGGCGGTGGGCTGGGCGACGACAACGGTGGATTCATCGGGCAGGAGACCGCGCCGGGCCTGGTTGACCGAGCGGGAAACACTGTCCACGCCGGAAGACAGATGAACCATGGCGACATCATTCAGAGCCGGATCCGTCCACTCGGGCATTCTGTCCAGCGCCAGATGGATCTGCATATCACCGTTGCCGTAGCGATAGTTTGCCGCTTCCGTACGGGTGACGCCGGGGATATTTTCATCTTTCAGCAATGATCCATAAAGCTGGGTCGGGGTGACATTACAGATCACTGCCTTGCGGGCCTTGCAAACAACCCCGTCCGCCGTCTCCACGCCGGTTGTCCGGCCGTTTTCCACAAGAACCCGTTTGACATCCTGGCCGGTCATCAGGCTGCCGCCGTTTTTCTCGATAATGGCGCTGAGCGCCCTGACCAGATTTTCGCTGCCGCCTTTGACGATGGGCATGCCGGCCACTTCCAGGGTAAAGCTGATCAGTTTGCCCATCAGGCCGGACAGGGGACTGTCGGGTTCAAGGCCCGTATGCAGGATCCAGGGAGCGAAACAGGCTTTGATCTCGTCCGAACTGAAGTCAGCTTCAAGCCAGTTTCGGCAATTGTTCAGCGACAGGCCGAAAAAGGAACTGAGGCCGTGCAGTCCCCGGTTCCAGGCGGCTTTTACCAGCAGCTTCAGGGTGGAAAACTTCCACAGTTCGGCGCCCAGAAGGCCGAAAATCAGGTCGGTATTCTGCTCGATATCAGCCATGGAGCGAGTGTAAGCCTCGCCCTGGCCGGTGCCGAGTTTTTCCATGGCGGCGACATTTTCCTGCCGGTCCTTCCACAGGATAAAGTTCCGCCCGTCGGGCAGGACGGCGGCGGTGGGTTTATCCGTGTTGACATACTCCAGTCCGTTGGCGTGCAGTTCTTCTGCCAGTTCCGCATAGGCGGGCGAGGTCACAAACAGGGGGTGAAAGCCGGAAAATACGTCATGATGGAAGCCGGGCAGGGTCACTTCCGCGGTTTTGATGCAGCCGCCGATCCAGTCGTTCCGCTCCAGAACACAGACCTTGTGACCCTTGCGAGACAGCAACGCCGCCGCGACCAGTGAATTGATGCCGCTGCCGACAATGATAAAATCATAGTCCATGATGATGTCTCCCGCTGCCGTGATTATTGTCAGGCGACATTATTATGGGCGGAAAATTGATCGGCTATTCAGTTTGTGCAGGGGCTGTTTAGTTAGTGCAACAAAAGGAAGAATGAAGGATTTCAATGATCGAAATCAAGGCAAACCGGGCAGTCGCGAGATTCATGCAGTTTCTAAATAGTGTCTG belongs to Emcibacter sp. and includes:
- a CDS encoding cytochrome P450 gives rise to the protein MGDYANSTGTGCPLSALSDTFHLTNEQLEETFHRARAERPVFYLEDIGFWAVTKYEDIKVVLGDKERFSSEITLEPLAPVAPEVLQLFKDRGFSPRPTLSNNERDDHARIRNNALKAFSPARMKKLEPYIRQLVNEAINSFEADKKADLVRQMVYELPALVLFKLLGIPDGDVQKIKMWADSRLILSFGRPSVADQLVAAGHMADYWDYCLAHVRKRMEHPEDDLPSDMLATRNGDDSILTVEDINNVVFGLLLAGHETTTNMSGNAVLSLLEDLKNWDALVADPSLIKNAVEECLRFRPSVVAWRRLVKEPVELSGVKIPAGERILCYLPSGNRDEEVFDNGEVLDLHRKDARSHVSFGYGRHFCLGAALARFELKVLLEELTRRLPGVRLCEGQDFEAVEAVQFRGPKELWIEWD
- a CDS encoding MarR family winged helix-turn-helix transcriptional regulator — encoded protein: MTDDITPYKQVNGHKVLNIENDCTYFFVAIANRLSSSASARYRKKFGVGIVEWRCMVMLAMEEGVSAARISQVGGINKALVSRSLARLEKLGHVQDHEDTKRKPRLLQFTESGRALYDRMLEQALEREEKLREGLSGTEVRELLRMLHIVSGNVNRLETER
- a CDS encoding LacI family DNA-binding transcriptional regulator; the protein is MTGKRVTIKDLARAVGVNPSTVSRALNPSTRHLITEEVIEKITRAADEMGYFPNRMAAALVHNKSHTIGLIISTITNPVFPPVVCGLEEVLYKAGYTLVTMSSNNIEDYERTAYGRIRERAIDGCILASAVRQDPVVDEFLKQGFPLVLVNRMTDRQDVHAVINDDEAGMRLAIDHLTGLGHRKIAHITGPMEVSTCFARLQGFTASMKSKGLSPEYVMHTTSFTAEAGFRAMKELLALKADITAVAAGSDLLALGCLDAIRDAGLSCPADISVTGYNDIPMMDRISPALTTVTVPQLEIGQKAAETLLALLEGTEKDDEKRGNIIKVTPSLSIRESTRPVGWWSP
- a CDS encoding NAD(P)/FAD-dependent oxidoreductase; this translates as MDYDFIIVGSGINSLVAAALLSRKGHKVCVLERNDWIGGCIKTAEVTLPGFHHDVFSGFHPLFVTSPAYAELAEELHANGLEYVNTDKPTAAVLPDGRNFILWKDRQENVAAMEKLGTGQGEAYTRSMADIEQNTDLIFGLLGAELWKFSTLKLLVKAAWNRGLHGLSSFFGLSLNNCRNWLEADFSSDEIKACFAPWILHTGLEPDSPLSGLMGKLISFTLEVAGMPIVKGGSENLVRALSAIIEKNGGSLMTGQDVKRVLVENGRTTGVETADGVVCKARKAVICNVTPTQLYGSLLKDENIPGVTRTEAANYRYGNGDMQIHLALDRMPEWTDPALNDVAMVHLSSGVDSVSRSVNQARRGLLPDESTVVVAQPTALDPSRAPDGKAILWLQLQELPFHIRGDAAAEITPPADGLWDEATKEAYADRIIDRLAVHIPGLKEMILGRHILSPRDLAQQNVNLVNGDPYSGSCGIEQFMLWRPLKSAKNHETPIRGLYHIGASTHPGPGLAGTSGYLVAQNF